The sequence GGCGCGGGCTTGATGTCCAGGTTGTAGAGGTACTCGGTGAGCAGGGTGGAGCAGGCGCCGTACTCGGTGCGGATCTCCGCGAAGTCCGCCTTGACCGGGGCCTCCTTCTTCACGGGGTGGTGGTCCAGGACGATGGAGAACGTGAAGTCCTGGAAAGCCGGATTGTGGTGCGGCTGGGAGTCCACCAGGGCGAAATGGTCGTAGCGCGCGGCGATGCGGGGCGTGAGCAGCTTGGTCGGGATGCGCAGGTAGCGGATCATGGCCAGGTTGTCCGGCCGCCTGATCTCGTTGATGTGCGCGAGCCCCACCTTGGCCACCTTGCGGCCGATGATGCGGCGCAGCGCCATGGCGCAGCCCATGGCGTCCGGGTCGGCGGTCATGAGGATCAGCCAGCGCTGGTCCTTCTGCAGCAGGCCGGTCAGGCGGCGCAGTTCCTCGTCGAGCTTGCGGAAATAGGCCATCTGGTGCCTTCGGGCTCAACCCTTGAGTTGCAGCGGCAGACCGGCGGCCACCAGCCAGACGGCGTCGGCGAGCGCGGCCAGCCGCTTGTTGCAGGTGCCCTGGGCGCGAATGAAGGCGCGAGTGGCCGCATCCCCGGCCACGGGGCAGAGCCCTGCCTCCTGGGAGACGAGCACGACCACCTTCCCGCCCGCGGCCCCGAGAACCTGTTCCAGTTCCGAGAGCCGGGCCTCTTCCTCACCTTGCATCATGCAGGAATACAGCCAGAAATCAAGCGCATCCACGAGGACGGCGTCGTGGTCGGGCAGGAGCCCGCCGAGCACGGCGGGCAGGTCCGCGCGCGCCTCGACCACGGGCAGCGCGGCTTCCCGGCCGCGCTTGTGGGCCATGATCCGGGCCCGGAAGTCCTGGTCCGCGGCCAGTCCCGTGGCCACCATGACGCGGCGGCCGGGCGCGGCGTCGAGGAGCGAGAGGGCGAAGTCGGACTTGCCCGAAGACTGTCCCCCGAGCACCAGCGTGACCATCCTAGCCCCCGCCGCTCAGGACCTCGTGCAGCACGGCCATGGAGGCGGCCAGGCCCTCGGGGTCGAAGACCTCGGGCATGACCACGGTGTCCGGGCTCATGCGCGAGAGGATGATGCGCACGAGCGCGCGGCCCTCGGCGTCCAGCTCGGTCAGCGGCAGGTGGCGGCCGTCCGGCGCCGGGGCGCACAGGTGCACGAGCTTCACGCGCGGCCAGAGCCTGGGCAGTTCGAGCAGGCGCTCCTGGCCGTAGAGCATCAGGTGGCCGAGGTCCAGGCAGAGGTTCAGGCCCAGGTAGCGGATGTCGCACCAGAATTCGAGGGGGTTGAACTCCTTGGTGTTCTCGAGCAGCACCCGATCCGGCTTGATTCCCTTGTGGATGAAGCAGAAGGCCAGCTCGTCCAGCTGCTTGGCGTGGGGCGGGGCGTGCACCACGAAGCCCCAGGGGTCGAGGAAGGCGGTCTTGTCCAGAAGGGAGGTGATGACGTGGCTGACCGCCAGGATTCCGTCCTTCCAGGGCAGGTCGAGCGGCAGGTGCAGGTGGTAGTTGAGGGAGAGCTCGGCCAGGGTCCGGGGCAGGTCCTCCTCCCCGTATTCCAGGCAGGCCTTGGACTCGAAGAGCAGGATGCCTATCTCGTCGAAGATTTCGCCCAGGCGGCGGCAGTTTTCTCCCACCGTGCCGGGCCAGACCCAGGAGGGGGCGGCCACGCGGAAAGGAAAGTCAGTGGGCCCCACGGACAGGGGCAGGGAAGGGCTGCTGCTCGGTTTGCGGGTCTTGGGCATGTCTTTATTCCGTGTCCATGGCGTCAGGAATGCGTCGTGCGCCCGGCCCGGCAAAGGCCGCGGCTCCCGGGCGCGGGCCGCGCGCGCAGGCCGGATGAGGGCCTGCCGGGCACGGATATTGCTTCGCTCAAGGACAGCACCAGCCGGCTGGAAGACGCCGAGGGGGTTCGGCCATGAGAAGAATGCGCATGTTCCTGCAACACAGTTTGAATCCGCTTCATGTCTATTGCCGTCTCAAGGACTGCGGGCTCAGCCACGGGGTGGCGCTCAGGGTCTCGGTCTTCTACGAGCGCCACGTCTACTGCCGCGGCCGGGTGCCCGGCCCCGAGGCCGTGGAGCCCGTCGGCCTCTCGGACTGAACGCGGCCCGTCACGGGCAGCGCCGCCCGGGCAGGCGCTTCCCGCCTGCCCGCCCCGCCCGGAAATTCCGCTACATCAGCTGAATCTGGCGCTCCTGGCGCACGGTCTTCGGAACCATGACCGAGGCGCGCAGGAGTTCCTGCGGCAGCGCCTCCAGGAAGCGCGAGGCCGGAAGCCTGAGCTCCCTGCCGTAGAGCATCCGGCTCTGGGCCCGGGAGAGGTAGAGCCTGCCCCTGGAGCGCGTGAGCCCCACGTAGAACAGCCGCCTCTCCTCGGCCTCGTCCGGCCTCTCGTCGGACGCCTTGCCCGAGAGGAAGCCCATGCCCGCGAACGGCAGGAGCCCGTCCTCCAGGGCGGGCAGGAAGACCGCGCCGAACTCGAGCCCCTTGGCCGCGTGCAGGGTCATGATCTGCACGCGCTCCGCCTTCTGGCGCACCTGCTCCGTGGCGCTCTGCAGATCCACCCAGTTGACGAGCCCGGCCCAGCCTCCCTGGACCTCGAAGGCCCGCGAGAACTCCTTGAACGGCCTGCCGTTCCAGAACATGCGGTCGAAGGGCTTGAGGTCCTGGAAATAGGCGGCCAGGCCGAGCGGCCCCTTGGCCAGGACTTTCTCCGGCACGGAAAGCGGTTCCGGCTCCTCGGCCGCGCCCTCGTCCGTGGGCTCGGCGGCAAGCCCTGCGGTCTGCAGGGCCACCTCGTCGGGCACGGTCATGCCCAGGAATCCCTTGGCCGTGGCCATGATGGCCGCGATGCGCGGCTCGAGCCAGAAGGCCTCGGCCTCGGGCACGGAGCAGGGCAGTCCCAGCCGTTCCAGGGTGCGGCGGATGGGGCCTGCCAGGGCCTTGAAGCGCACGAGGATCGCGATCTCCCCGGGCGAAAGGCCCCCGCCTCGGCCGCCGTCGAGCGTGGCGCTCGACCCGCCAAGCAGGGCGCGCACGCGCTCGCCGATCCAGGCGGCCTCGCGGGCCGCGTCCGGCGCGGTGAAGATGAGCTGCTCGCCGGGCTCGGAAAGATGGGCGCGCAGCGGCGCGCGGCCCGGGAACAGGGCCGCGGAGAGCGTGAGCACCGGCGGCGCGCTGCGGTAGTTCTCGGTCAGGCGCACGACCTCGAGGTTCGGCCAGGCCGCGCGCAGGTCGGCCTCCACCGCGGGCAGGGCGCCGCGGAAGGAATAGATGGACTGGTCCGGGTCGCCGATGGCGAAGAGCCCGGTCCCCTCCGGCCCGGCCAGGGCCTTGACCACGGCCAGCTGCAGGGCCGAGAGGTCCTGGACCTCGTCCACCAGCAGGTGGCGGTGGCGGCGTACGTAAATCCCGGACTCTATCTGCTCCAGCCAGAATTCGAGCAGGTCCGCGTAGTCCACCAGGTTCCAGTATTCCTTCTTCTTGACGTAGGGGCGGAAGGTCTCGCGCATGGCGTCGTCCACCGCCCGCTGCTCGCGGGCCAGCATGTACCCGGCGAAGGCCTGCTTCAGGCGCGCGCCGGAAAGCTCGGGCATGCACTCGGCGAAGACGCGGCGCGCCGAGTCCTCGTCCATGACCGTGGGCGCCTCGGCATAGGCCCCGGCCCAGTACTCGAAGGCCAGGGCGTGCAGGGTGTCGGCGCGCGGAAGCGCCGTGCCCTCCTCCTTGCCCCGGGCGAGCCGCTCGCGCATCTCGGCCGCGGCGCGGCGGGTGAAGGTCACGGCCAGGATCTCCGAGGCCGGGGTGCCCGCGGCCATGAGCGCCTCGGCGCGGCCCATGAGGGTCTGGGTCTTGCCCGTGCCGGGACCGGCCAGCACCAGGACCGGGTGCGGCCCGGCCGCCATGGCCTGCTGCTGCGCCTCGTTCCAGGCGGGCGCGGCGGGGCGCGCGGGCTGAAAGACTGTCAGCGGGGCCGCGTCCGCGTCCGCGCCGGATTTCCCGGGCGCGGGAGCCGCGCCTGCCGGAGCGATTTCGGAACGGGCCGTGTCGGCCTTTTCGCCCGAAGCTTGGGCGGACTGGGCGGGCCTGGCCTCCGCGCCCGGAAGCAGGCCGCCGGAAAGGCCCGTGGCCAGGAAGCGGCCCTGGCGCATCTCCTGCTTCTCGGCCTGGGAGAAGACCGAGATGACGCCGAACTGGCCGTCGAAGCCGGGATCGCGCAGCACCCTGCCCTGGCGCATGCGGCCCACGGCCTCGCCGAGCAGGGGGTGGACCCGGGAGAGGTCCTCGGGCGGCACGTCGCAGAGCACGCCCATCTCCGAGCCGAAGCGGGAGACGGCCTTGGTGTAGAGGGCCTGGGATTTCTTGGTGCCGGGCCCGGCGCCGATGACCTCGCCGCAGACCTCGGACAGCGGGATGAGCGAGGAGAAGGCGGGTTGGCCCTGCGGGTTCTCGGGCGCCTCGCGGTCGGCCAGCTCCATGACGCGGTGCAGCACGCCGAGCGTCAGCGGCTTGCCGCAGACCGGGCAGATGTTGCCCCGGGCCATGGCGTCGCGCGGCTCCAGCACCACGCCGCACTTGCGGTGGCCGTCCAGGTGGTACTTGCCCTCCTCGGGGAAGAACTCGTAGGTGCCGAGGAATCCCTGGCCCAGCCCCTCGCCCTTGAGGGAGCGGTAGATGGTCTCGTAGGTCATCTCGCCGGAAAAGATGTTGGCCTCGCGGCCGAGCTTCTCGCCGGAATGGGCGTCGGAGTTCGAGATCAGGCGGAAGCGGTCGAGCCCGGAGATGAGGCGGTTCATGTCCGGGTCGGAGGACAGGCCGGTCTCCAGGGCGAAAATCTCCGACGAGAGGTCGCCGAAGCACTCCTCCATGGAGTCGAAGCCCGAGGCCGAGCCGAAGAGCGAGAACCACGGCGTCCAGATGTGCGCGGGCACGAGGAAGGACATGCCGCCGAGCTCGAGGACCATCTCGAGAAGGTTCTTGGAGTCGAGCCCCAGGATGGGGCGGCCGTCCGAGGCGAGGTTGCCGATGGCCGAGAGCCTGGCGTTCAGCTCGCGCGCCTTGTCCAGGGAGGGCACGAAGACCAGGTTGTGCACCTTGCGCACGCGTCCGCCGCGCTTGTAGATGGAGCTTATCTCCGCCTGGAGCACGAAGCGCGTGCGGCCCTGGGGCAGCCAGCCGTCCAGGTGCGGGATCTCCGAGGAGAGCCCCTTGGGCGAGCGCAGGGTCAGGAGGCCTGAGCCGTCGTCCACGCAGGACTCGGCGATCTCCTCGAGCCATTTGGGATGGGTGAAGTCCCCCGTGCCGATGACCTCCAGGCCCTTGGCCAGGGCCCAGGCGGAGAGGTGGCGGGGGGTCAGGGCCTTGGACGTGGCCCGGGAATACCGTGAGTGGATGTGTAAATCGGCTCTGAACCGTTCCATGCAGGCGTCGTCGGCGTCCCTCGCGCGTCGTAAGAAGGCCCCTGGTGAAGTGCGCGCCCGGCCGTCAGTCGACACGGGCCGCAGCCGTCCCTTCATACCCGTTTTCGGCCGCGAAGACCACCGCCGCGTGGCCTCCGGGTCAGCTTATTTGTTCATCAACTATTTCGATGGGTTGTATTTGCCTTGAAGATGTCATCCCTGGCCGCAGTCCGTGGGGTCGCCGAAGAGCTTGTCCAGGGCGTGGGGCAGGGCGGGCAGGATGGCCCCGAGCGTCTCGCGCACGGCCTTGGGCGAGCCGGGCATGTTGACCACGATGCTCTGCCCGATGGTCCCGGCCACGGCGCGGGAGATGGCCGCGTGCGGCGTCTTCTCCAGCGAGGTCAGGGTCATGGCCCGCTCGAAGCCGGGCAGCCGCTTGTCGATGACGGCGAGCGTCGCCTCGGGCGTCACGTCGCGCGGGCCGAGGCCGGTTCCGCCGGTGGTCAGGATGAGGTCGAAGCCTTCCACCAGCGCGAGCGAGGAGAGAAGCCCGCGCAAGAGC comes from Desulfovibrio sp. X2 and encodes:
- a CDS encoding bifunctional adenosylcobinamide kinase/adenosylcobinamide-phosphate guanylyltransferase, with translation MVTLVLGGQSSGKSDFALSLLDAAPGRRVMVATGLAADQDFRARIMAHKRGREAALPVVEARADLPAVLGGLLPDHDAVLVDALDFWLYSCMMQGEEEARLSELEQVLGAAGGKVVVLVSQEAGLCPVAGDAATRAFIRAQGTCNKRLAALADAVWLVAAGLPLQLKG
- the cbiR gene encoding cobamide remodeling phosphodiesterase CbiR, translated to MPKTRKPSSSPSLPLSVGPTDFPFRVAAPSWVWPGTVGENCRRLGEIFDEIGILLFESKACLEYGEEDLPRTLAELSLNYHLHLPLDLPWKDGILAVSHVITSLLDKTAFLDPWGFVVHAPPHAKQLDELAFCFIHKGIKPDRVLLENTKEFNPLEFWCDIRYLGLNLCLDLGHLMLYGQERLLELPRLWPRVKLVHLCAPAPDGRHLPLTELDAEGRALVRIILSRMSPDTVVMPEVFDPEGLAASMAVLHEVLSGGG
- a CDS encoding UvrD-helicase domain-containing protein, whose amino-acid sequence is MERFRADLHIHSRYSRATSKALTPRHLSAWALAKGLEVIGTGDFTHPKWLEEIAESCVDDGSGLLTLRSPKGLSSEIPHLDGWLPQGRTRFVLQAEISSIYKRGGRVRKVHNLVFVPSLDKARELNARLSAIGNLASDGRPILGLDSKNLLEMVLELGGMSFLVPAHIWTPWFSLFGSASGFDSMEECFGDLSSEIFALETGLSSDPDMNRLISGLDRFRLISNSDAHSGEKLGREANIFSGEMTYETIYRSLKGEGLGQGFLGTYEFFPEEGKYHLDGHRKCGVVLEPRDAMARGNICPVCGKPLTLGVLHRVMELADREAPENPQGQPAFSSLIPLSEVCGEVIGAGPGTKKSQALYTKAVSRFGSEMGVLCDVPPEDLSRVHPLLGEAVGRMRQGRVLRDPGFDGQFGVISVFSQAEKQEMRQGRFLATGLSGGLLPGAEARPAQSAQASGEKADTARSEIAPAGAAPAPGKSGADADAAPLTVFQPARPAAPAWNEAQQQAMAAGPHPVLVLAGPGTGKTQTLMGRAEALMAAGTPASEILAVTFTRRAAAEMRERLARGKEEGTALPRADTLHALAFEYWAGAYAEAPTVMDEDSARRVFAECMPELSGARLKQAFAGYMLAREQRAVDDAMRETFRPYVKKKEYWNLVDYADLLEFWLEQIESGIYVRRHRHLLVDEVQDLSALQLAVVKALAGPEGTGLFAIGDPDQSIYSFRGALPAVEADLRAAWPNLEVVRLTENYRSAPPVLTLSAALFPGRAPLRAHLSEPGEQLIFTAPDAAREAAWIGERVRALLGGSSATLDGGRGGGLSPGEIAILVRFKALAGPIRRTLERLGLPCSVPEAEAFWLEPRIAAIMATAKGFLGMTVPDEVALQTAGLAAEPTDEGAAEEPEPLSVPEKVLAKGPLGLAAYFQDLKPFDRMFWNGRPFKEFSRAFEVQGGWAGLVNWVDLQSATEQVRQKAERVQIMTLHAAKGLEFGAVFLPALEDGLLPFAGMGFLSGKASDERPDEAEERRLFYVGLTRSRGRLYLSRAQSRMLYGRELRLPASRFLEALPQELLRASVMVPKTVRQERQIQLM